In Deltaproteobacteria bacterium, the following proteins share a genomic window:
- a CDS encoding response regulator: protein MQVVSPNDIVINNINIVKTMLPEDVETMVIPYPEIINIEADTHKIEQVLMNLVINAKDAMPAGGRITIKINVIELDGIQAKNLHLKKGRYAVVSVCDTGAGIMDDVMPHIFEPFFTTKDKGKGTGLGLSVAYGIVRQHNGTIDVESMAGRGSIFNVYLPVTEKILKEEDSKPRQTQNDLPLGKENILVAEDNEAVLILISDTLKSLGYNVTTAENGYEAIRLAEGAEGPFDMLVTDVIMPRMNGKELFERLSARFPSMKVLYISGYTDDIIHKSGIKDKDVVLLEKPFDKQKLAQTIRHILGSSPSEKF, encoded by the coding sequence TTGCAGGTAGTAAGCCCAAATGATATTGTAATCAATAACATAAACATCGTAAAGACCATGCTGCCAGAGGATGTGGAAACCATGGTTATCCCTTATCCTGAAATTATCAACATTGAAGCAGATACCCATAAGATTGAACAGGTGCTTATGAACCTTGTAATCAATGCTAAAGATGCAATGCCTGCCGGCGGAAGGATTACAATAAAGATAAATGTAATAGAACTGGATGGGATACAGGCAAAAAATCTTCATTTAAAAAAGGGCAGGTATGCTGTTGTATCTGTGTGCGATACAGGCGCAGGCATAATGGATGATGTTATGCCTCACATATTTGAGCCGTTTTTTACAACCAAGGATAAGGGTAAAGGCACAGGCTTGGGACTGTCTGTCGCATATGGGATTGTCCGGCAGCATAATGGGACAATAGATGTGGAGAGTATGGCGGGCAGGGGTTCAATATTCAATGTTTACCTCCCTGTTACAGAAAAGATATTGAAAGAGGAGGATTCAAAACCAAGGCAGACTCAGAATGATTTGCCTTTAGGAAAAGAGAATATACTTGTTGCAGAGGATAATGAGGCTGTCCTTATCCTTATAAGTGATACACTAAAATCATTAGGCTACAATGTTACAACAGCAGAAAATGGTTATGAGGCTATAAGGCTGGCAGAGGGAGCGGAAGGGCCTTTTGACATGCTTGTTACTGATGTGATTATGCCCCGTATGAACGGCAAAGAATTGTTTGAAAGATTAAGCGCAAGGTTTCCATCTATGAAGGTGCTTTATATATCAGGTTATACTGATGATATAATACATAAATCAGGCATTAAGGATAAGGATGTTGTTTTACTGGAAAAGCCATTTGACAAACAGAAACTTGCCCAAACAATAAGACATATCCTTGGCAGCAGCCCTTCAGAGAAATTTTAA